One segment of Rhodopirellula baltica SH 1 DNA contains the following:
- a CDS encoding carbon-nitrogen hydrolase family protein, with the protein MNSARHSVLAIIFLLSCIGMSSVAHAVDAAKDKKVCRVAMAQIYCIDGDREGNLRRIENAVEEASAKGAEIVCLPETCLYGWVNAKAHELAHPIPGKDTDALSEIAKKNRVFLSVGLSEKEGDQLYDSVVLIDDEGELILKHRKMNVLTHLMSPPYTRGDSVEIVETKFGRVGMLICADTFHDETVQRMAGEQPDLLLVPYGWAANAGDWPQHGTSLRDTIARAAKTIGCPIVGTNVVGSISGGPWQGMIYGGQSYAVTPEARVLARGADRDREICVVDIPVRE; encoded by the coding sequence ATGAACTCAGCTCGGCATTCAGTACTCGCGATCATTTTCTTGCTGTCTTGCATTGGGATGAGCTCGGTGGCTCATGCAGTCGACGCGGCAAAAGACAAAAAGGTATGCCGAGTGGCGATGGCTCAGATCTACTGCATTGATGGCGATCGCGAAGGCAACTTGCGGCGAATTGAGAATGCCGTCGAGGAAGCTTCGGCGAAAGGAGCCGAGATCGTCTGTTTGCCGGAAACTTGCTTGTATGGATGGGTCAATGCGAAGGCGCATGAGCTGGCTCACCCGATTCCAGGGAAAGACACAGACGCATTGTCTGAGATTGCGAAGAAGAATCGCGTTTTTCTGTCGGTGGGATTGTCCGAAAAGGAAGGCGATCAACTGTATGACTCAGTGGTATTGATCGACGATGAAGGGGAGTTGATTCTCAAGCACCGCAAGATGAACGTGCTGACTCACTTGATGAGTCCTCCGTACACTCGTGGTGACAGCGTCGAAATCGTCGAGACCAAGTTTGGTCGAGTCGGCATGCTGATTTGCGCCGACACGTTCCATGACGAGACGGTGCAGCGGATGGCTGGCGAGCAACCTGATCTATTGCTGGTTCCGTACGGTTGGGCAGCGAACGCGGGTGATTGGCCACAGCATGGTACCTCTCTTCGCGACACCATTGCCCGCGCGGCCAAAACGATTGGCTGTCCGATTGTTGGGACGAATGTGGTCGGCAGTATCAGCGGCGGACCATGGCAGGGAATGATCTACGGTGGTCAGAGCTACGCCGTCACTCCGGAAGCCAGAGTTTTAGCGCGGGGAGCTGACCGGGATCGGGAAATTTGTGTGGTGGATATACCGGTGAGAGAGTGA